A genomic segment from Pseudorca crassidens isolate mPseCra1 chromosome 6, mPseCra1.hap1, whole genome shotgun sequence encodes:
- the LOC137225788 gene encoding gamma-crystallin F, translating to MGKITFYEDRGFQGRHYECSSDHANLQPCFGRCNSIRVDSGCWMLYEQPDYQGHQYFLRRGDYPDYQQWMGLNDSVRSCRLIPHTSSHRLRVYEREDYRGQMAELTEDCSSLRDRFHFNEIRSLHVLEGWWVLYEMPNYRGRQYLVRPGDYRHYHDWGALDARVGSLRRAVDFY from the exons ATGGGGAAG aTCACCTTCTACGAGGACCGGGGCTTCCAGGGCCGCCACTACGAGTGCAGCAGCGACCACGCCAACCTGCAGCCCTGCTTCGGCCGCTGCAACTCCATCCGGGTGGACAGCGGCTGCTGGATGCTCTACGAGCAGCCCGACTACCAGGGCCACCAGTACTTCCTGCGGCGCGGCGACTACCCTGACTACCAGCAGTGGATGGGCCTCAACGACTCCGTCCGCTCCTGCCGCCTCATCCCCCAC ACCAGCTCCCACCGGCTGAGGGTGTACGAGCGAGAGGACTACCGAGGCCAGATGGCGGAGCTCACGGAAGACTGCTCCTCGCTGCGCGACCGCTTCCACTTCAATGAGATCCGCTCCCTTCACGTGCTGGAGGGCTGGTGGGTCCTCTATGAGATGCCCAACTACCGCGGGCGGCAGTACCTGGTGAGGCCGGGGGACTACAGGCACTACCACGACTGGGGGGCCCTGGATGCCAGAGTGGGCTCCCTGAGGAGGGCCGTGGATTTCTACTGA